The following proteins are co-located in the Bacteroidota bacterium genome:
- a CDS encoding carbohydrate binding domain-containing protein encodes MNKSAIVTPLIYFSAFTISCTDKGVPIESTPIGSNLVSNPSFESNGQPSSSGWLGFGNPMATFSIDVPQGGGSYSASIPSTWPAGLVRLQTGIPAIEGTHIYRFGVWAKYAGPVSGEIHFSVLRAGAITLRKTITITDTVWSEYSTLDTVASVPGDTLLLRLFGGGDPVSVGDSYFDLCTLERVN; translated from the coding sequence ATGAACAAGAGCGCAATCGTTACTCCATTAATCTACTTTTCTGCGTTCACGATTTCATGCACCGATAAGGGGGTTCCCATTGAGTCCACACCCATCGGCTCGAATTTGGTTTCCAATCCATCATTTGAAAGTAACGGCCAGCCTTCGTCATCCGGCTGGCTTGGTTTTGGGAATCCTATGGCTACATTCTCGATAGACGTTCCGCAAGGCGGTGGTAGCTACAGTGCTTCAATTCCATCTACATGGCCTGCCGGGCTCGTGCGCCTTCAGACGGGCATTCCTGCTATTGAGGGCACACACATTTATCGTTTTGGCGTGTGGGCCAAATACGCCGGTCCTGTGAGTGGTGAGATCCACTTCTCGGTTTTACGAGCCGGTGCGATCACTCTGCGCAAAACGATAACAATCACCGACACGGTTTGGAGTGAATACTCAACACTTGATACAGTTGCAAGTGTACCGGGCGATACGCTCCTATTGCGGTTGTTTGGAGGCGGCGACCCCGTCTCTGTTGGGGATAGCTACTTCGACCTTTGTACTCTCGAGCGAGTAAACTAA
- a CDS encoding T9SS type A sorting domain-containing protein: protein MGREVATFVDEMKEAGEHSVTFDARNLPSGVYFYQLKTNGHSQTKKMALIQ from the coding sequence TTGGGACGGGAAGTGGCAACGTTTGTTGATGAAATGAAAGAAGCGGGAGAACATTCCGTGACTTTTGACGCTCGTAACCTGCCGAGCGGAGTCTATTTCTACCAACTCAAAACCAACGGCCATTCACAGACAAAGAAAATGGCTCTTATACAGTGA
- a CDS encoding T9SS type A sorting domain-containing protein → MHSKCSGLIIMTFIAVHVVSAQSFLTLISPAGNEQWSMGFTYPIKWTAFGVDTVRIEYSTSGQSGPWMLITPGVPSDLQAPGSLSDLEEQDEFTRSIIRGRYYWTIPWSINDSCYIRISHKSNPSLSDVKRFTVKPYWGWIVQVSEVDIPLYTVQAIGRVAFDAQYWAGGKHGVVIRTTDRGIHWIVSGILEGDVRTIAAWVGFYPGTAVAGSVMPSGRARISRTTNEGRTWSVVDTTATVWRSIRFVNANKAYAIGDPVGNFWVLKKTTNDGITWIDIQPPLPATAGEGGFYNAAAWIDSTRGWFGTNDNAIYRTTDGGSTWTKVFVQPGSSGITAIHFFSILHGLAGSADGSVYRSTDGGVSWTKYTTKLPTAITGISGLTYPSECWAISGPNIYHSQNGGETWAITQYDGYAGIAQLHHISLAGEQTAGLGCAVGENGTAIGFYRFLTGVQPQPHTRAEAFELFQSFPNPFNPSTTIEFRISNFGFVSLKVFDVLGREVATLVNEVNEAGEHSVTFDGRNLPSGVFFYQMKSGSFTQTRKLLLLR, encoded by the coding sequence ATGCACAGTAAATGCAGTGGTCTTATCATTATGACCTTCATTGCCGTTCACGTCGTCTCAGCGCAATCATTTCTCACACTCATATCCCCCGCTGGAAACGAGCAATGGAGTATGGGGTTCACCTATCCAATAAAATGGACGGCGTTCGGTGTTGACACCGTTAGAATCGAGTACTCGACATCAGGACAAAGCGGCCCTTGGATGCTCATAACGCCGGGCGTGCCGTCGGATCTGCAAGCACCCGGTTCCCTCTCAGATCTGGAAGAACAGGATGAGTTTACCCGATCGATTATACGGGGACGCTATTACTGGACTATCCCATGGTCTATCAACGACAGTTGTTACATTCGCATCTCGCACAAATCAAATCCGTCACTGTCCGATGTGAAGAGGTTCACCGTCAAACCCTACTGGGGTTGGATAGTTCAAGTGAGCGAGGTGGATATCCCCCTATATACAGTCCAGGCAATAGGGCGCGTCGCATTTGATGCTCAATACTGGGCCGGTGGAAAACACGGCGTTGTCATCAGAACAACTGACAGGGGCATTCATTGGATTGTATCCGGTATTTTGGAGGGTGACGTCCGAACGATAGCCGCGTGGGTGGGCTTCTATCCCGGAACCGCCGTTGCAGGAAGTGTAATGCCGTCCGGTCGTGCGAGAATCAGCAGAACGACGAACGAGGGGAGGACGTGGAGTGTTGTTGACACAACCGCCACCGTGTGGAGATCAATACGATTCGTCAATGCTAATAAGGCCTATGCAATCGGAGACCCTGTTGGTAATTTCTGGGTGTTGAAGAAAACAACCAATGACGGCATTACTTGGATCGACATTCAACCCCCTCTCCCTGCCACAGCAGGTGAGGGTGGGTTCTACAACGCTGCCGCGTGGATCGATTCCACCCGCGGTTGGTTCGGCACGAACGACAACGCAATATATCGTACAACCGACGGCGGATCGACGTGGACAAAGGTATTCGTGCAACCGGGCTCTTCCGGCATAACCGCAATCCATTTCTTTTCCATTTTGCACGGGCTTGCAGGTTCCGCCGACGGCTCGGTGTACCGGAGTACCGACGGCGGGGTGAGTTGGACCAAGTACACGACAAAACTTCCCACAGCCATTACGGGAATTTCTGGACTTACGTATCCCTCGGAATGTTGGGCCATATCGGGGCCGAATATCTATCACAGCCAGAATGGCGGCGAGACATGGGCAATTACACAGTATGATGGATATGCAGGAATTGCTCAGTTGCATCATATCTCACTCGCAGGCGAACAGACGGCGGGGTTAGGTTGCGCAGTCGGAGAAAATGGAACTGCCATTGGCTTCTATAGATTCCTTACCGGCGTACAACCTCAGCCACATACCCGGGCAGAGGCGTTTGAGTTGTTCCAGAGTTTTCCCAACCCGTTCAATCCGAGCACGACCATCGAATTTCGGATTTCGAATTTCGGATTTGTTTCATTGAAGGTGTTTGATGTGTTGGGGCGGGAAGTGGCGACATTGGTAAATGAGGTGAACGAAGCGGGAGAACATTCGGTGACTTTTGACGGTCGTAACTTGCCGAGCGGAGTGTTTTTTTATCAAATGAAATCCGGCAGTTTCACTCAAACACGAAAACTCTTACTACTTCGATAA
- a CDS encoding T9SS type A sorting domain-containing protein, whose amino-acid sequence MNVQAFEWRDIFPFAATLTDTTGMYRYRRVDSSGIVTIRMSQPDQFCAHSFLTTLQSGVGLINIQCSLLRCTDFHRTNHTLLNYLVLSSPEPDNRATTYALYQNYPNPFNPTTTIQYSLSSQERGGVRSLVTLRVFDVLGREVATLVNEVKEAGEHSVTFDARNLPSGVYFYHMKSGTFSATRKLVLMK is encoded by the coding sequence ATGAACGTACAGGCTTTCGAGTGGAGAGACATATTTCCATTTGCCGCAACACTGACGGATACGACAGGCATGTACCGGTATCGACGCGTGGATTCATCAGGCATCGTGACAATACGTATGTCACAGCCGGATCAATTCTGCGCTCATTCGTTCTTAACGACACTGCAGAGCGGAGTCGGACTTATCAACATACAATGCTCTCTTCTGAGATGCACAGACTTCCATCGAACAAACCACACTCTGTTGAACTATCTCGTGCTTTCCTCACCGGAACCTGACAATCGGGCGACAACGTATGCCCTCTATCAGAACTACCCCAACCCGTTCAATCCCACCACCACGATACAATACTCCCTCTCCTCACAGGAGAGGGGCGGGGTGAGGTCGCTTGTGACTTTGAGGGTGTTTGATGTGTTGGGAAGAGAGGTGGCAACGTTGGTGAATGAGGTGAAGGAAGCGGGAGAACATTCGGTGACTTTTGACGCTCGCAACCTGCCAAGCGGAGTATATTTCTATCACATGAAATCCGGCACTTTTTCGGCAACGCGCAAATTAGTATTGATGAAATAA
- the pheA gene encoding prephenate dehydratase yields MRVAFQGVHGAYSEFAATKFFTAKCTALPLERFEDVFAAVEQRRADRGIIPIENSLAGSIHQNYDLLLAHKLYIVGEMHLRIEHALMCHSSSSLKHITQVRSHPMALAQCSSFLSRNPMLKQVPYFDTAGAAKFIADNEVRDTAAIASELATKLYGLKILKRGISNSKQNFTRFLIISRKAVKPDRKAKSKSSIVFVPHSNETGILFKILGIFYVRNIDLLKIESRPDPDSPFEYLFYLDIAGSPAQNKVAQALEHIQEKTRFFRLLGSYPVGRGKFNGGV; encoded by the coding sequence ATGCGGGTTGCGTTTCAGGGTGTTCACGGGGCGTACAGCGAGTTTGCTGCAACAAAGTTCTTCACAGCTAAATGCACAGCTCTTCCGTTAGAACGTTTTGAGGATGTCTTTGCCGCTGTCGAACAGCGACGGGCAGACCGGGGCATCATCCCCATCGAAAACTCGCTTGCCGGAAGCATCCATCAGAACTACGACCTCCTTCTCGCACACAAACTCTATATTGTCGGCGAGATGCATCTCCGCATCGAACATGCGCTGATGTGTCATTCTTCATCTTCCCTCAAGCATATTACGCAAGTCCGTTCCCACCCGATGGCGCTGGCGCAATGCAGTTCGTTCCTCTCACGAAATCCAATGCTCAAGCAGGTCCCCTATTTCGACACGGCAGGCGCCGCCAAATTCATCGCCGACAACGAAGTCCGTGACACGGCGGCCATTGCAAGCGAGCTTGCGACAAAACTCTACGGCTTGAAAATCCTCAAGCGAGGCATTTCGAACAGCAAGCAGAACTTCACCCGCTTTCTCATCATCTCCCGCAAAGCGGTGAAGCCCGACAGGAAAGCGAAATCCAAAAGCAGTATCGTCTTCGTTCCGCATTCGAACGAGACAGGAATTTTGTTCAAGATTCTTGGCATCTTCTACGTCCGCAATATCGACTTGCTGAAAATTGAATCCCGTCCCGACCCCGACTCACCGTTCGAGTATCTTTTCTATCTAGATATAGCGGGAAGTCCGGCACAGAACAAGGTGGCGCAAGCGCTTGAGCATATTCAGGAGAAAACCAGATTCTTCCGTCTGTTGGGATCATACCCGGTCGGAAGAGGCAAATTCAATGGTGGAGTGTAA
- a CDS encoding PA0069 family radical SAM protein: MRDSGTRRGRGSGFNTPNRFEKTHLEPLDIDLQYEEDEPQLKTTFYPDASKSILAKNDSPDLPFDYSLNPYRGCEHGCIYCYARPSHEYLGFSAGLDFESKIMVKLDAAKLLEQTLQKKSWQPQMVAFSGNTDCYQPVERKLQLTRQCLEVFLKFRNPVGLITKNALVLRDIDVFQEMAKLNLIHIMISITSLDADLIRKMESRTSTPINRLKTIEELAKKGIPVGVNAAPIIPGLTDEELPAILKSAAEHGATSAGYILLRLPGAVKPLFLDWLQRELPQRAGKVVSRIKDTRDGELSDSRFGKRLKGGGEIAEAINSLFHLHAKKYRLDKRWSGLSTEHFQGNSGPESPRRQLELF, encoded by the coding sequence ATGAGGGATAGCGGAACGAGAAGAGGAAGAGGTTCGGGATTCAACACCCCTAACAGATTCGAGAAGACACATCTTGAGCCGCTGGATATAGACCTTCAGTACGAGGAGGACGAGCCGCAACTTAAGACCACGTTTTATCCCGATGCGTCGAAATCCATTCTCGCAAAGAACGACTCGCCTGATCTGCCGTTTGACTACAGCCTGAACCCGTACCGAGGCTGCGAACACGGCTGCATTTATTGCTACGCACGGCCTTCGCATGAGTACCTCGGATTTTCGGCAGGACTCGATTTCGAAAGCAAGATTATGGTAAAGCTGGATGCGGCGAAGCTGCTTGAGCAGACTCTGCAGAAAAAAAGCTGGCAGCCGCAAATGGTCGCATTTTCGGGCAACACGGATTGCTATCAGCCTGTTGAGCGGAAACTGCAACTGACCAGACAATGTCTCGAAGTGTTTCTGAAATTCAGAAATCCTGTCGGATTGATTACGAAGAATGCGCTTGTGCTTCGTGACATTGATGTTTTTCAGGAGATGGCAAAACTCAATCTCATTCACATCATGATTTCGATAACAAGTCTCGATGCGGATTTGATTCGAAAAATGGAGTCGAGAACTTCAACTCCCATAAACAGATTGAAAACGATTGAGGAGTTGGCGAAGAAAGGAATTCCCGTCGGCGTGAACGCGGCGCCGATCATTCCGGGCCTCACAGATGAAGAACTGCCGGCAATTCTCAAGTCTGCAGCGGAACACGGAGCGACGAGTGCCGGCTACATTCTGCTGCGTTTGCCCGGCGCTGTGAAGCCGCTTTTTCTTGATTGGCTGCAACGCGAGTTGCCGCAACGGGCGGGAAAAGTTGTGAGCAGAATAAAGGATACAAGAGACGGAGAGTTGAGTGATTCGCGTTTTGGAAAGCGTTTGAAAGGCGGTGGAGAAATTGCGGAGGCTATCAACAGCCTGTTCCATCTACACGCAAAAAAATACCGTCTCGACAAGCGATGGAGCGGCCTTTCGACAGAACATTTTCAAGGAAATAGCGGACCGGAAAGCCCGCGCCGGCAACTCGAACTCTTCTAA
- the gcvH gene encoding glycine cleavage system protein GcvH, with protein sequence MNFPADLKYTKDHEWLKVDGDTGTIGITDYAQGELGDVVFVELPAIGKAVKAHDSFGTIEAVKAVSDLYAPVSGAILEVNKELEKSPETVNKDPYGAGWMVKIKLSKRRQAVRSTGYDSLQRH encoded by the coding sequence ATGAATTTTCCCGCAGATCTCAAGTACACAAAAGACCACGAGTGGCTGAAAGTAGATGGCGACACAGGCACAATCGGCATTACAGACTATGCACAAGGTGAGTTGGGGGATGTCGTGTTTGTTGAGTTGCCTGCCATCGGCAAGGCGGTCAAGGCTCACGATTCATTCGGAACCATCGAAGCCGTAAAGGCTGTGTCCGATTTGTACGCGCCGGTTTCCGGAGCCATTCTTGAAGTCAACAAGGAACTCGAAAAAAGTCCCGAAACCGTCAACAAAGATCCGTACGGAGCGGGGTGGATGGTGAAGATAAAACTCTCGAAGCGCCGTCAGGCTGTCCGATCTACTGGATACGACAGCCTACAAAGGCACTGA
- the accC gene encoding acetyl-CoA carboxylase biotin carboxylase subunit, giving the protein MFNKVLIANRGEIALRIIRVCKQFGIKTVAVYSQADRDSLHVKFADEAVCIGPPPGKESYLKIPRIIAAAEITAAEAIHPGYGFLAENAQFAEICKTSGIKFIGPSPEMISAMGDKALAKDTMKKAGVPVVPGSEGEVDDVDEAKKVAKEIGFPVIIKAVAGGGGRGMRIVREEQELETAFMTARHEAETGFSNPAVYIEKFVEQPRHIEIQVFGDQHGNVVHFGERDCSVQRRHQKLIEESPSPFVDEALRQKMGDAAVKGCEAVNYEGAGTIEFLVDKEKNFYFMEMNTRIQVEHPVTEEVTAHDLIKLQLRVAAGEKLPRRKIRREGHAIECRINAEDPANGFRPNPGRVTDFHMPGGFGVRVDTHCYAGYVVPPFYDSLLAKLVVYAQTREGAIQKMAGALDEFTIQGIKTTIPFHRQVMHDSRFISGKFDTSFLETFQFNAEE; this is encoded by the coding sequence GTGTTCAACAAAGTTCTTATCGCCAATCGTGGAGAAATAGCCCTTCGGATCATTCGGGTCTGCAAGCAATTCGGAATCAAGACCGTTGCTGTCTACTCGCAAGCCGATCGTGACTCCCTTCACGTGAAGTTTGCCGACGAAGCTGTTTGTATTGGCCCGCCACCGGGTAAAGAGAGCTACCTTAAGATCCCCCGTATTATCGCTGCCGCGGAAATCACAGCCGCTGAAGCGATTCATCCCGGCTACGGATTTCTTGCTGAAAATGCCCAATTTGCGGAGATATGCAAAACATCGGGCATTAAGTTCATCGGCCCAAGCCCTGAGATGATCTCTGCAATGGGCGACAAAGCCCTTGCGAAAGACACAATGAAAAAAGCGGGAGTTCCCGTTGTCCCCGGCAGCGAAGGCGAAGTTGATGATGTTGATGAAGCTAAGAAGGTGGCGAAGGAAATTGGATTTCCCGTCATTATCAAAGCTGTGGCAGGCGGTGGAGGGAGGGGGATGAGGATTGTGCGGGAAGAGCAGGAGCTCGAAACTGCATTCATGACTGCCCGCCACGAAGCTGAAACAGGCTTCAGCAATCCGGCTGTGTATATTGAAAAATTTGTTGAGCAGCCGAGGCATATTGAAATCCAGGTGTTCGGCGACCAGCACGGGAACGTGGTTCATTTCGGCGAGCGTGATTGCTCCGTTCAGCGTCGCCATCAGAAACTCATCGAGGAATCTCCCTCACCATTTGTCGATGAGGCACTCCGCCAGAAAATGGGGGATGCAGCTGTAAAAGGATGCGAGGCGGTAAACTACGAGGGAGCCGGCACAATAGAGTTTCTTGTTGACAAAGAGAAGAACTTCTACTTCATGGAAATGAACACCCGTATTCAGGTGGAACATCCCGTGACGGAAGAGGTGACGGCGCACGATCTGATAAAGCTGCAGTTGCGTGTGGCCGCAGGAGAGAAACTGCCGCGCAGAAAAATCCGCCGTGAAGGGCATGCCATCGAGTGCCGCATCAACGCCGAAGATCCTGCAAACGGGTTCAGGCCCAATCCCGGACGGGTTACCGACTTCCACATGCCGGGGGGATTCGGAGTCCGTGTTGACACGCATTGTTACGCGGGATATGTCGTGCCGCCATTTTATGATTCGCTGCTGGCTAAACTTGTGGTGTATGCCCAGACCCGGGAAGGCGCAATCCAGAAAATGGCCGGGGCACTGGATGAATTTACGATACAGGGAATCAAAACAACAATTCCATTCCACAGACAAGTGATGCATGATTCCCGGTTTATCAGCGGAAAGTTTGACACAAGTTTCCTGGAAACGTTCCAGTTCAACGCTGAAGAATAA
- a CDS encoding acetyl-CoA carboxylase biotin carboxyl carrier protein: MDIEYVTKLIELVSESKVDEIEIEEDGKKIRVAKTHQSAAAPTQTVYQVAPPQNSLSQTPVMPAAPVSQALASALPAEQPAPAATAGPKYHEVKSPIVGTFYRSPAPEAPAFVQVGGTVQKGSVLCIVEAMKLMNEIESDVAGKIVQIMVENGQPVEYDQVLFLIEPA, encoded by the coding sequence ATGGACATTGAATACGTAACAAAACTCATCGAGCTTGTTTCAGAAAGCAAGGTTGACGAGATTGAAATTGAGGAGGATGGAAAGAAGATTCGCGTAGCTAAAACACACCAATCGGCTGCCGCTCCGACTCAAACCGTATATCAAGTTGCTCCACCACAGAATTCTCTTTCCCAAACTCCGGTCATGCCGGCCGCACCCGTTTCACAAGCGCTGGCTTCCGCACTTCCTGCGGAGCAACCCGCTCCGGCAGCAACTGCAGGCCCGAAATACCATGAAGTCAAATCGCCAATCGTCGGAACATTCTACCGCTCGCCGGCACCTGAAGCACCGGCATTTGTTCAGGTCGGCGGAACGGTGCAGAAGGGATCTGTCCTTTGCATTGTCGAAGCCATGAAATTGATGAACGAAATTGAATCGGATGTTGCAGGCAAGATTGTGCAAATTATGGTAGAAAACGGTCAACCTGTCGAATACGATCAGGTGCTCTTCCTCATCGAGCCAGCCTAA
- the efp gene encoding elongation factor P, giving the protein MPSTSDFRPGLVIKYNNEPWTIIEFQHVNPGNWRAFVRTKLKNLKSGKVIENRFRAGESIDIIRIERKQFQYLYHDATGYVFMDQENYEQMAVQKEQIGDGADFLKDGLVVDILMNGPEITGVELPITVELAVVETVPGVKGDSANPGTKPAKVETGATVNVPLFINEGDVVKIDTRTGQYLERVKN; this is encoded by the coding sequence ATGCCCTCTACATCAGATTTTCGGCCAGGTTTGGTTATCAAATACAATAACGAACCTTGGACTATAATCGAGTTTCAACACGTCAATCCGGGTAACTGGCGGGCATTTGTGCGGACGAAGTTGAAAAATTTGAAGAGCGGCAAAGTCATCGAGAATCGGTTCCGCGCCGGTGAGTCCATCGATATCATTCGCATAGAACGAAAGCAATTCCAATATCTCTACCATGACGCTACCGGCTATGTGTTCATGGATCAGGAGAACTATGAGCAAATGGCTGTCCAGAAGGAACAGATCGGCGACGGAGCGGATTTCCTTAAAGACGGCCTTGTGGTGGACATTCTGATGAACGGTCCTGAAATCACCGGCGTCGAGCTTCCCATTACTGTCGAACTCGCGGTTGTTGAGACAGTTCCCGGAGTGAAAGGCGACAGTGCCAATCCCGGTACGAAACCAGCGAAAGTCGAAACCGGAGCAACCGTCAATGTACCGCTCTTCATCAATGAGGGGGATGTCGTTAAAATCGATACACGAACGGGGCAATACCTCGAACGTGTAAAGAACTAA
- a CDS encoding DUF4296 domain-containing protein — protein MRQIVTLALLLFLASCSERKSPVSAIDADKFEKIYLELVDSALVIQAQPDSLVSPVAERILERHEVTAEQFRATVREYNNDTRVWKEFYDNVLLRIDERMKRVPPP, from the coding sequence ATGAGACAAATAGTCACTCTTGCCCTGTTGCTTTTTCTCGCCTCATGTTCAGAACGGAAATCACCTGTCTCGGCAATAGACGCCGACAAGTTCGAGAAGATCTATCTTGAATTGGTCGATTCGGCACTTGTCATCCAGGCACAGCCTGATTCACTTGTCAGCCCGGTTGCGGAGAGAATTTTAGAGCGGCATGAGGTTACAGCGGAACAATTCAGGGCGACCGTGCGCGAGTACAACAACGACACGCGTGTGTGGAAGGAATTCTACGACAACGTTCTCCTACGAATTGATGAGCGGATGAAACGAGTCCCGCCCCCGTAA